The Candidatus Aramenus sp. CH1 DNA segment ATTTGGTACTACATATCTCCTATGGGGATTCCCGGGTACTCCCAGTACGTGGTCTCTCCACTGTTCTTCATAGGCTGGTTACTCCTCGACATATTCACTTACACGGGAGGGATATGGATAGTATACCACTACTACATAGCTAGCAAGAGCTTGAAGGAGAAGCTTCCAGTCCCGCTAGTCTTTTTCCTCATGGTAACCCTAATGTTCATGATAGGTTATTCCGGAGTGACCGCTGCTGACGTATGGGATCTGCTTGCTTACGCTGGAGTTGTTGGGCTAAACCCAATAGCGAACCAAATAGCGTTCTGGATATTCGGTCACTCCGTAGTTTACATGGCATGGGTTCCGGCAGTAGGAGCGTTATACCTGCTAATCCCCACGTTAGCCAGCAAGCCACTCTACAGCGACAGGATGGGAAGAATTTCCGCCCTCCTCTACTTGATATTCTCCAACAACGTGCCCATACATCACTTGTACATGGTTAACTTGCCCGTAGTGATCAAGGTCATACAAGAGGTCTTAACGTATGCAGTAGTCATACCCTCAATGATGACTTTCCTCAACTTGTGGGCCACCGCCAAGGGGGCTAACGTTAACTGGAATGTGATAACGGCGTTCACTGCCCTTTCCTTCACTGGCGCAATAGCTGCCGGAGTGACCGGCATCGCTAATGCGACTATAGCTTTTGACTCAATAGTTCACAATGCCATGTGGGTAGTTGGTCACTTCCACGCAATGATCTTACTCTCCATAGTCCCAGCCGCAATGGCCGTCATATACTTCATGATACCCATGATGTCGGGAAGACAGTGGTACTCCGGTAAGTTGGCGTGGCTACACTTCATAGGCTATACGCTGGGCTCCGTACTGTTAATTATTGGGTTTGAACTGGAGGGCTTCTACGGCATAGTCAGGAGGGCTGAAATTTTCCCCAGGGTATCGGGTCTAGTGTTTGCAGAGAACTTAGCGACAGTGGGTGCACTTATAGCCGAGCTCGCAACTCTAGGCTGGTTCCTCAATCTAGTGTTGACTTTAGTCAAGGGAAGGACTGCTAGGCTTGAAGGGCTAGGACTAGGAGAACTAATAAATACTGTTGCAATGTCATTAAGTTGGGAGAGCACTGGAATGCCCAGCCTCTCTAATGTAAGCCTCAGTAGTAGACTAGTGAAGTCCCACAGGAAAGCCCTAGGTGCGGGGTGGGCAATAGGCATCGTCGGTGCCCTTCTAATAGTAATAAGCGTAATACCCTTAACCCTAGGGGGCGACATGTACAACGCCTTAATTGACGTGTGGCTGCTGATACTGACGATAGGGATTATTATGACCTCCGTATCAGTTCTGAAGGCGGCTAAAAGCATTTAATTTTTTTAATAAAAAGTTATAAAACCTTGTGAACTCTACTCTCGGATGGTAGGTGGTTTAGATGGACAAAAAGGAAAGATGGGAATTGATGTGGGTCGCGTTCGTAATAGTGCTTTTTGCCATAGTAATTGCGGGAACGCTCCCGTTGGACTTCCAAGTAGGTGGCGTGCCAAGCGTGTTGAGCGCTCTAAACAACAAGCCTAGCTCAGACATCGTAAACGTTCACATAACGTCATACCAGTACTTGTTCAAAGTACAAGAGACAGGTCCAGTAAACTCCAACATGATGGGGAGTCCCTTCTACTACAACGTCATAGTAGGTCACCCAGGGGAGTACTTGAACATCAGCATGAGTTCTGCTGACGTGACCTCAAACTTCTACTTCGCCGACTACAGCGACAGAGTAGTAACGGACCAAATTGTTCCAGGGTTGGTAGCGTACGACGTGTTACCTGTGCCAAACATTACCGGCGTATACACTTTCCTCGGAGGGGAATACAACGGGCCTTGGTTCAGCTACCAGGCAGGGTTGCTAATAGACATACCTTCCTCGGGCTACATCCCTGTGTCTGACCTCAGCCAGTACATATCTCAGACTCATACCTCCCAAACCAGCGCCCTCAGAGGTGACCCCTACAACCCGCCCATAGTTGTCCAGGACAACACCCTAACTCCAAGCTTCTACTTGCAGGGATCCAAGGAGGCTGTGTTTAACGACTCAGTTCCAGGGCCAACGCTAGTTGTTGAGAACGGGGACAACGTGACCATTAGCATGTACATCCCAGCAATAGCCAGCGAGCTAGACTACCTGTACAACTACACCCCTACCGGCACTGGCTACTTCGTAAAGAACGTAATGGTGGGCATTTACGCTGTATGGTGGAACGGAACTATCACTCCAGTAGCCGCGGCGCCCATCTCGTACAACACTACGATGACCTTCCACTTCACTGCAAACGCCCCAGCTTACTTGTACGGAATAGTGACCCCAGTGTACTACAACTACAACCCGCTAGACCTCTCATCTAAGATAGGCCCGCTAATTGGCGTCCAGAAGGGATACGTAATGGGATACTGGGGAGCAATCCTGGTGGTGAGCTGAAATGGTGAGCTTCTTCAAACTACTCGGAATAGGCTACGTGATGGCTATACTCCTGCTAGTTTGGGAACTTGTAGAGGAGACCCTCCACGGAGTGGCTGTGCAGTACACAGGGCTATTTACTGCAATGGCTTTCATAGGGTTTGTAGCCTTCTTCCTGTTCGTCTACTTCGCGCCACAGGAGGAGTCCCACCACTAAGGGAATATTTTTTTGAAGTTTTCCTCTATTTTTCTCTCTACTTCTTCCTGGTCTATTCCCTTCATCTCCGCTATCTTCTTTACTGCGTATACGACGTTACACGGTTCGTTCCTTGTTTCCTTCTCAACTCCAAGGAAAGGGGAGTCGGTCTCAGTTAACGCGTTCTCAAGGGGGACTTCCTTCGCTACAACTTGTCTAAACTTGTCCCTCACTATGACAGGGGGAAAGGAGATGAACCCTCCCAGGTCCACGAACTTTAGTGCGTCATTGACGCTCCCCTCATAGGCGTGAATGACGAACTTTACCTTGTAAGAGGGGAGGATAGACAGGAGGTCCCTGTTACCTCCTCTGCTGTGAATTATTACTGGGAGATTCCTCCTCTCGCCTTCCTCGAGGAACCTCTCCAACACTTGGACTTCCTCTCTCTTCAACTCCTCTTCCTTTACCCAGTAGTAGTCGAGCCCAACCTCGCTTATGGCTTTGGCCTTGTCAAGGAGCTTCAGAACCTCTTCTACTTCATTGCTCCTCTCTACGAACTCCGGGTGGAAACCCAGCGCTGGTACTAACCCGTACCTGCTGGAGAGCTCAATTACCCTTAAGTCACTCTCTAAGTCCACTCCAGCTTCTACAATCTTCACGTTGCACTTCGCCAATACCTTATCTCTATCCTGATCAAAGTCCTTCGTGTGAAGATGCGCGTGGATATCGATTAGCATAAAAAGAAAAAGAGGAGGACAGATAAAATTTATTTCCAGGGTTCCTTCATGAGCACTATCTTTACTGCGTTCTCGTTTTCGTCGTAAACTACTTTAACTAGGTCTCCTTCCTTTATCTGGAATTTTTGCCTTATCTTAGCCGGTATAGTAACTTGGTAGTTCCTGCTCACTTTTACTACTTCTTCCACGTTAGCCATATTAGTTCACTATGTTACCTATTTACTGTACCACTATTTAAATCTTTTTTTTCTATGAAAATTATAACTTGAAGCTTATAAGTGAGAAATTCTTCTACATGGAAAGAATTCTCACTTATATATAAAGTACGAGCGTAAAGTATTTTGTATAAAAGCTCATTTGAAAGGAAAAGTTGAAATCTAATCCTTTGACTACAAGAAAAAAATATATAAGTGAGAGTTTACATTCTTTATATGTGGTCAAAATGGAACAAACTCAGATTTCTGGTGCGAGGATAAAGCTTCCCTCTGGTAAGGACGCGGGTCTAGTGGACATACTGTCCTTTTGCTACGGCCTGTCTGAGACCGACGTGCAAGTGCTAATGGCGTTAATGAGGGGAGACGCTAGGGGGACCGAGGAGCTCGAGAGCGAACTGAAGCTGTCGAAGGCGTCCATCAACAGGAGCTTAAACAAGTTGCTCGAGATGGCCCTAGCAATGAGGATAAAGGAGCCCGGGAACAAGGCGGGCAGGCCGAGGTACCTGTACAAGTCAAAGGACTACGCAGAGCTCAAGAACAAGATCCTAGAGGACATAAAGGACTGCGCTACGAAGATGGCAGACCTAGTAAACCAGGAGTTTAAGCCTTGACGTACTTGAGGAGAAGCTCTTTTATTGCCCTGACGACGTTGTCCCAGCTGGAGTGGAGTTGGAGGAATTTTACAAGCCTCTCGTCGTTCATTAAGTCCTCTATTTCCTTTTCAGGTTTTCTCAGGAAGTCAAGGGCTTTCTCTGCCATCCCCCTTACGTCAAACTCCCTAACAAACGTCACTCCAGGAAGGTCACTGTAGACACTCTTGACAGTAGGTATATCGTAGGCCACTACTGGAGTTCCCAGAGCCAAGGACTCCAAGACCACAAGGGAAAAGCCGTCAACGTGGGATGGGTAAACTAGGACCTTAGCTCTACTGACGACGTCGATTAACTTCTTCCTCTCCACAAACCCCAAGTACTCTACGTGCAAGTTATACTTGTTTATCTTTTTCCAGAAGGCCCTCTCATTGTATTTATCGAAGAATTTCCCCATTAGTATCAACTTAGTCGGCCTACTGGAGTTTATAACCTTCATAACCTCGGGGATTTCTTGTATTCCCTTATCCTGGTTAAGCCTGCTCCAAAAGACGATGTAGTCCTCCTTTCCTTTATTTCTATAGGCTAGGAGCTCCGGCTCAAACGCGTTTCCCGGCCTTAACACTTCCCCCTCTATCCCCGTCCAAGCTAGACTACCTTCGCTTACTGACGCTATAAACGTCGGCTTGTGCGACCTTAACAACTTGGAGTACTTTGGCTTTGCCACTAGCTCGTTAAAGAGGAACCTAGTGTAGAACCCCTTTTTAGTGGAGGGGTTGAACCTATAGAACTTCCAAAGCCTCCTTAAGTACTCCAGGGAATTGGCGTAAAAGAGTGGCTCGTGGATGGTTAGGCCAAATCTCTGTTTTTCGCCAAAGAAAAATACGTCCAGAGAGGTGTGGTCTGGCTCATAGAGGAAGTCCACGTCAACGTTAAAGTTCTTTACGTATTCTGCTGAAGTTTTCTCTTGAAATAATAACCTCTGGATTCGTGTTACCTTGTACTTTTCAGCCTGGTCAAGGAGGCGGTAGAAGTCGTCAGCTACCTTAATCCCCCTAGTTTCTAGTTCCTTGGCCCTCTTCAAGATGTCATCTTTGTCGAACCTAAACGCCGTCCTAGGGGGGTACAAAACAACCTTAAACTCCTTGGCTAGCCTAGTCGTTACCTCGTATGCGTGGACAGCCCCACCTCCCCCGAACCTCGAAGACAAGAAGTTGTCGTAAACTATTCCGAGTTTCACGGTGAACCAACGCTCCGTTACTACTTCTCAGCCACTCTCTTCCCTTCTCCTTCCCTTGAGGTAAGCGTAGACGAGCCCGTAAGGAAGGGATACCGCCAACGCCAACCCAGGGATCAAGTTGTAAAAGAACTTCCTCACGTCCCGGTAGTACCTTATACCAAGTACGACAAGAGGCACGTAACCCAGCAGGACTGGGTAAAAGAAAACCCCCGCTATGCCCAGCAAGTAGTACATGCCGTAATAACCGTAACCCGTGAGGAAGGTGACGTCTGTCATCCCATCTAACACCAGCATCATGTCGTACTTTGACCTCCAGAGGTTCCTCTTGGCCTCCTCCAAGGAAGAGGTGAGGTCTTCCCTAGAGTGGACCTTGTTTAGGTGGAGGCACCTCCCCTCAGTGGGCCCAACCCTGAAGCCCACTTTCTTTAACTTGGAGTAAACCCACACATCCTCGTCCCTCTCGTACCTTTCGTCGAACATCCCCACCTTCCTTAGGGCTTCTAAGTCCAACGCTGCGCAACCTAAGTTCGGGTTTTCCTCCCCAGGGGAAAGCGGAACGTCAATTTCCTCTTCTGAATAGGCGTAGTGCATCCAAGTAAAGGCGAAGCCCCTCTTAAGGGAGCTTTCCATTTTCTCCGCCCCTTTTTCCGGGAGGACTACGTCGCTGTCCAGGAAGATCACAAACCTGTCAGAGGCGTACTTGAGCATCTCGTTCCTCAGCTTTGCCATGTTCACCCTCTTTAGCCTGGGTGCCTTTACGTGCTTCACGTTGTACTTGTTTATTAACGCTGACAAGTCCTCCCTCTCCGAGTTGTCGTAGACCACTACTCTCCCCTGCTTCACCGCTGACGATATGGCCTTCTCTACCCAGTCAGCCCTGTCCTTTGGCCCCACTGGAATTAATATCTCCACCACAACTCTATACTCGTGAGTCAAGGTAAAAAAGTAGCAGTCGTTGCCCACGGATACGGGGCTATGAGGGGGTACAGCGGAGAGGGCAAAGTTTACCTAGAGGGGATCTCCGCCCTAAAGGAAAGGGGGGTAGAGTACGTGATAGTATCCTTCTCAAAGCCTAAGGAAGGCAACAGCGCCTATTTCCTCCCGTTTAGGGTGAGGAGGTTTGACAAGTACCAGAGGCTCCTTGTCTGGTTTCCCGCGAGGAAGCTGAGGCCGTCCCTTTACCTCAACTTGTCCGGTGTTCCCGTTCCGTTGTCTAAGGTAGCCCCCCACGTAATCTACGCTGGAGGTCCGGCAATAGCTTCAGCGCCGACAAAGTACTCCAAGTCGCTCTTTTGGAAGCTTTACCTTCTCCCCTTTAAGTCCATAGCTAAGAGGCTGACTGAGGAAGCTAGAAGGGCTTACATCATAGCCAACTCCTGGTACTCAGTCAAGCTGATAAAGGAGGCCTACGGGGCGGAAGCCAAGAAGGTCATTTACCCTCCAGTGGACGTGGAGTTCTACAGGAATGCCTTTTCCGAGAGCAAAGAGCCGTTCTTCCTCTCCATAGGTAGAATAGAGAGGGGGAAGAGCCTGGAGAACGCAGTGAGGCTCTCTGCGATCTCCGGGATAAAGGGGGTTATCGTTGGCTCCCTTGGCGACAAGGGATACCTCAACCACTTGAGGGAGCTCTCAGGGAAGCTAAGGGCCCCGGTGGAGTTCCTACCGAACCTATCAAGGGAGGAGTTGCTCGAGGTAATGAAGAGGGCCTCAGTCTACTTCCACCCCACCGTGGGGGAGCACTTCGGCATTCCCATAGTTGAGGCCATGTCTGCTGGACTTATCCCAATAGTGCCAAAGGAAAGCGGTGGACAAGAGGTAGTACCGGAGTTCTCCTATACGACCTTGGAGGAGGCCTCAAGCCTGCTGAAGCAGGTTCTGAACGTAGACGCCGAGCTGAGGAGGGAGATGTCGAAAAGGGCGGAAGACTTTTCCTCGGCCAAGTTCAGGTCGAGGCTCTACGACGAGGTCTCAAAGTTTCTCTAGTTCCCTGTTCAATTCCTCTCCTAATTTCCTTCTCTTCTGCACGAGCTCACTCCTACTGTATATTACCCCATCAGCTATCGTAGCCACAAGTGCATCCTGCCCCGCGTAATACACTATGTTTGAGAGCAGTCTGTCCCTAGTAAGCGGGTAGAGGAGAGACGCGTCAAAGAGAACCATGTCAGCCACGTATCCGTTTTCCAGTAACCCTCCTCTTATCCCAAGTAGCTTGTAGCCGTTCACTGTGGCGGCCTTAAACGCATGTATGGCCTTTATCCTTGTATCCCAGTAATTATGCCTTTGGAGGAGAACGGCGGTCTTCATCTCCGCCAGGATGTCCAAGCTGTTGTTGCTTGAGGCTCCATCTGTCCCAAGTGTCACGTTTATTCCTCCCTCCATCATCTCGAAAAAGGGGAATGTACCAGCAGTGGCTAGCTTCATGTTAGAGGTCGGGCAGTGCGTTGTCGCCCTAGCCTTCTTAAGTTCCTCGATTTCCCAGCTGGCCACCCAGCCCAAGTGAACTGCGTTAACTAGCGACGTTAAGCCAAGGTCTCGCAAGTATTCTACAGGAAACCTGCCTGTCCTCCTCTTCACGTCATAGATCTCCTTCCTAGTCTCAGATACGTGGATGTGGATCCAAGTGCCCTCGCTCTCAGCCAATTCTTTCGCCAGCTTTAACGTATTCTCCCCGACAGCGTAAATCGAGTGGACGTTAACGATTGCCTTGAAGTGCTTAGAGTCTCGGAGTCTCCCTTGCCTCCTTGCGACCTCCTCTGGATCTAACATGGAGTCCAGAAAGGTATGCCCTGCAAAGGCCCTCACCTTGTACTTCTCAGCCAACTCCTTGATGTCCTCCGGGTTAAAGTACATGTCCACAAAAGCAGTAGTACCAGAGGACAACATCTCCAGAACCGCTATCTCGCTCCCCAGCCTCATTAGTCTACTCGGCATTCGCTTCTCGAAGTCCCACATCCTCTGCAACCATTCCTGTAATTCAGAGTCGTCGTAGTAGCCCCTCATGGCTATCATGGCAGTATGCGTATGGGAGTTGACAAAGCCCGGAGTTACTACAAGGTTGCTGCAGTCTACCTCATCCCCCTCTCTAGAGTTCCCTACGTCCTTTATAACTCCGTCCTCCACGACCACGTTCACGTTTTCCTTGATGCCTCTGGAGTCTAGGACGAACTTGCACTTCACAAGAGTATACGTCTTATTACGAACTTCCACTCGAACTCTCCTACTTTTACCTTTTCTCCCTCCACCTTTAGCTTTTTCTTGAAGAGGGGAGCATTAACCACGAACGTCTCAGCTTCCCCTCCCTCAAAGGCCGGGTTGAAGCCGTACTTCTTCGCTGAGAAGATTATCCTCTCAACGTCATCCTCGTCCACTTCCTTGCCCACTAGGTCAAAGGGGAAGCCGTAGGCTGAGGCCGAAGTTATAATGAAAGAAAAGCCCTCCCTCACTATTCCCCTCATGTACTCTTCCTGGTTCTTCCTCCAGAGGGGTGAGTAAGTCTTGAGCCCTACCTCCTCGGCTATTAAGTTTACGTTAAGCCTTTGGTAGTCTGAGAGGAGTGCCCCAGTTACTATTCCCTCTGCGCCCATCCCCTTGGCCTTCAGGAAAGCGTGTCTTAAGTCGTCTAGCTCTTTGTCCTTTTCCCCAGAAGTCTTCTGAAAGAAGTGGGAAAAGCCCATCACTTCGCTCTGGTATCTAGCGAACTGGACATTGGGGTGCTGAAACATCCACGAGTCCTCCCTCTCAGGCAACATGGTTATTAGGCATACTACCCTGAACCCCTTCATTACAGCCCAGTGGAGGGCGTAAGTGCTGTCCTTTCCTCCGGAAAAGAGGGCACAGATCCTCATAGCTCGTAACAGTAGATGGTATGCTCAGTCCAGCCAAGGAGTCCCATTGCCTTTACCCTCCTCGTCTCCTTTAGCCTCAGTTTTTCGAAGACAAAGTCGTGGCTGACTACCCTAAGTCCCTTCCTGCCCAGCTTGAGTATTTTCTCCTGGATTATCTCGTTGGTCCTAGTGGAGAGGTACGCGGTTATGACTGTCACCCTCGGGATTAGCACTTCCAAGAGTAGAACCATGTCCCCGCAGACGACTTCAACGTCTAGATCCCTTGCCTCTAAGCATAGGTCGTTGTTTATTTCCACCCCTATTGCCGTCCTTACGTGGAAATGCTTTTTTGCCGTCTTTATTATCCTGCCGTCTCCACAGCCTAGGTCGAGTAACACGTCGTCTTTGCTGAGGTTAGCACACTTTAGCATTTCCTCCACAACTTCCGGCGGTGAAGGTACAAATGGTACTAGCAAGGTCACTTACCTACTATCATAACCTGCCTCTCACCTAAATATTATTCTCGACTTAGTAAATACCCTGCATCTCCTCCCTAGGTCACTCACGGTGTTAATGTTCCTAAGGGAGAGGAGGTTTGGGTCGACAAACGCTATTTCCTCTGTGCCCACTAGGTACACGCTCCTAGCGATTTCTATCAGATCCATAAGCCTACCCACGTTGTAACGTTTTATTAGCTCCGCCTTGTAGCACCCGAGGAGGGGCTGGGGCTCCTCTGTTATTGGCATGGAGACGTCGAAGTCCTTAGCGCATATTAGGTCGGCTACCTCTTTCTTTATAAAAGGAAAATCGCACCCCGTTACGAATACCTTTTCCCTCTCCAGGAACGGTATTGCGAGCTTCAACGCGTACCCTGGCCCCCTTCTCTCCCTGTCCTCAACGAAGACGTGGTCTACCCTGAGCCTCCTGTCAACGTGGGAGACCACTATGGGGCGGTCGAAGACCTTGGCCACCCTCTCTATCATCCTCTTCCCTGAAATGCAGAACTCGCACTTGTCGCTGCCGAACCTCTTCGAGAAACCACCGGACAAGATAACGGCGTCATAGGAGTCTCTGTACAATAACCTTGTCACCTTTCCTATACGTAACCCCTCTCTTGAGAACCCCAAAAGCGTTAGCCTTATTTATTTCGTTGTATAGCCCTACTCCCCACCTCAGTGGAAACGCCTTACCGCCGTCAACGTAGAAGAGGTAGACTGAGTCCATCCTGTGGTTCACCTCAACGTCGATTGCCAGCTCCACCTGTTCGTACCTCCTGACCTCGACGCCGAGGAACCGGGAGATCAGCCCAAGCCCGTACTCGTGGAAGGAAGTCACTGCCGAGACCACTTGGCCTGGCAGGACCAAAACTGGCTTTCCCTGTATTAACCCTACTCCTCCTCTCTTTATTACGTTAACTGAGACGCCCTCAAACAGCAGCTGTCCCATCCTCTCTATAACCCTCTTCACGTAGTCCTTCTCTCCCATCGACGATCCCCCGATGGAGATTACAAAGTCGTGTTCTATCGCCATCTTCATCATCTCGACAACGCTGTCTTCCCTGTCCCTAGCCACCCCTAGGTAGATTGGCCTCCCAAAACGCCTAAGCAAGGGGAAGAGTATGGGCGAGATAGAGTCCGGTGTGCCTTCGCCCTCTTTTCCCATTTCAACTATCTCGTCCCCGTTGGCGAACACAGCAAAGGACAAGTCAAGAACCCTTAGCCTTTTCTTTCTCTGGTAAGACAAGATGCCTAGGTGGTACGGCCTAACTTCCTCTCCCCTCCTGATGATCAGTTCTCCCTTCTTGACGTTGTCCCCCTTCCTTATGATGTCCTTTCCTTCGAAGGTCTTTTCCCCTACCTCCAAGTAGTCGTCAACCACCTTTACTCCCTCAACCCTTACAACGCAGTTCGCTCCCTCGGGGATTGGGGCACCAGTAGTCACGTAGTACGCCTCTCCTTCCTTGAGCTTTGGAACCTCCTTGGTTGAGGGGTATACCTTGCCCGCTATCTTCAGCCTTTTTCCCGAGTCTTTGACGTTTATCGCAAAGCCGTCCATGGCCGAAATGTTCGTTGCTGGGATGTCTAACTCGCTGTAGACGTCCTCAACTACCACTCTTCCAACGGCCTCAAGTAGGTCTACCTCAGCTACCTTAGGCGTGAAGAACAAGGCCTCGATCTTTTTCCTCGCTTCCTCTAATGGGATAAGCATCATTAATAAGTCCTCAAAGAAATATATATGGTCTGCATATTCCAAGTGATAGGTAAGAAGGACACTGGAAAGACGAAGGCCATAGAGCTTGCCACCAAGATGTTGACGCAGAAGGGCCTCTTCGTTGCTACAGTGAAGCATTCACATCACGTGATAAACCCCGAGAACAAGGACACATCCAGGTTTATGAGGGCAGGAGCAAAGGTGGTGCTCTTCCACAGCAACGACTGCGCTATCTTCTTTCCCTGCTTTGATTACCTAAGGCTACTCCCAGCTGACGTGGTCATGATTGAGGGGTTTAAGGACTTGAACTTGGGAAAGAAGTTCGAGATAACTAAGGTAGAGGAGGCTGAGGAGATAGCGAGGCGGATAGTGAAGGAGGCTGAGGAATGCGCGCAAGAAGTTAAGATGGAGGTAAACGGGAGAAAAGCTGAGAGGAGTTTCGAGAACTTGATAATATTTAATTTGATGAGGTCTCTCAACATTAGGGAGGTCAAACTAGTTGATTGAAGGTTCGGAAGTAGTGTCACTAGAGTGCAGCGCCTCAGCGCTTGACGCCATGTTTTTCATGAAGAGTCGAAACATAAGGAGAGTAGTTATAACGTGTGATGGGAAGCCCGCTGGCTTATTTACTGTGGATGAGGCACTTAGACAAATACTCTTCTCCACGGAGACTAGGCTAAGGGACGTCAAGCTAAAGCCCTTGGTCTACGTTAAGGCCAACGAGCCAAGGGAGATAGCGACTGCGATGGTTAAGAACAACGTTGACGCAGTGCTCTACAAGGACACAATAGTCACCGAAAAAGACGTGGTCTTCTCGATGTCTTGGGGAAGTGAGAAGGTATCATTATTGGCCAGGTCTGCCATTACCGTGGAGAGCTTCACTAGCGTCTCCACGGCTATCGAGATAATGACTACTCACTCCATAAGGCACTTGCCAGTAGTGGAGAAGGAGCCTAGGGGAATGATATCTGCTAGGGACATAGTTTACTTTTACGTGGATAAGCTAGAGGTCGACGTATCAGTATCTCAAGTAATGTCCCCGGGACTAGTTGCCGTTGACGAGGGGTCCACTTTAAATAGAGCTGTAAATTTAATGAAAAACAAAAACATTGGGAGCCTTTATGTTAACGGAAAAAAGATAATTACTTTAAAGGACTTCATCAAATATTTGGCTAATGTCTGAAATTCTCGACATGTTCGCCTGCCCAATCGACGGTACGAAGATTGACGCTAACCTAACCTGTGAGAAGGGACATAGATTTTCGTACATAGACGGCATTTACGACTTTTTGGGCAAAGAAGTGAAGACTCACGACGTCTTGGAAAAGGTTACGCCCATATACGAGAACGTGTGGGCCCCCCTAGGCTTCTTAATCACTGCAGGGAGGACTTACTCCTCGATTATGGAAGAGGCGGGGAATTACGTCAGCGGGAAGGTCGTTCTGGATGTGGGCACAGGTACTGGAAAGCTTTTCGACTACGCCGGTTGCGAGAGATGCGTAGGACTAGACATATCAACCAAGTTTCTGAGGGCTATGCTCTCTAAGAGGTCCAAAGTGATCGCTGTGAAAGGGGACGCAAGGAAGCTTCCCTTCAAAGCAGAGGTGTTTGACGGAGTAGCGTCGCTGTTTGTTTTACACATGTTGGATAATCCGTCCTTAGCAGTCCACGAGATTTCGAGGGTGATGAAGAGGGAGGCGCGTTGCGCTATAGGGATATTAACCAGCGGAAACTTCATAGCATCCATTTTGGGCAAGTGGTGGAAAATCAGCCTAAAGCACAGGGACTTCTACCTTTCCTCGATCAAGGAGGCGGGCCTTGAATTAGAGGACAGCA contains these protein-coding regions:
- a CDS encoding cbb3-type cytochrome c oxidase subunit I; this encodes MGLKDLVVALFQLDKDWTTRIVMAMLVMGVIWGLLGVIDSLMVRIQETAWGTLGTLVMTSQEYYGGITLHAERDLFGFAQQVIYALFIYFTIKLLNLQPRAKWLLNISFIILNISMMFMEGPIVAYPVFNDNYFSATIWYYISPMGIPGYSQYVVSPLFFIGWLLLDIFTYTGGIWIVYHYYIASKSLKEKLPVPLVFFLMVTLMFMIGYSGVTAADVWDLLAYAGVVGLNPIANQIAFWIFGHSVVYMAWVPAVGALYLLIPTLASKPLYSDRMGRISALLYLIFSNNVPIHHLYMVNLPVVIKVIQEVLTYAVVIPSMMTFLNLWATAKGANVNWNVITAFTALSFTGAIAAGVTGIANATIAFDSIVHNAMWVVGHFHAMILLSIVPAAMAVIYFMIPMMSGRQWYSGKLAWLHFIGYTLGSVLLIIGFELEGFYGIVRRAEIFPRVSGLVFAENLATVGALIAELATLGWFLNLVLTLVKGRTARLEGLGLGELINTVAMSLSWESTGMPSLSNVSLSSRLVKSHRKALGAGWAIGIVGALLIVISVIPLTLGGDMYNALIDVWLLILTIGIIMTSVSVLKAAKSI
- a CDS encoding oxidase, coding for MDKKERWELMWVAFVIVLFAIVIAGTLPLDFQVGGVPSVLSALNNKPSSDIVNVHITSYQYLFKVQETGPVNSNMMGSPFYYNVIVGHPGEYLNISMSSADVTSNFYFADYSDRVVTDQIVPGLVAYDVLPVPNITGVYTFLGGEYNGPWFSYQAGLLIDIPSSGYIPVSDLSQYISQTHTSQTSALRGDPYNPPIVVQDNTLTPSFYLQGSKEAVFNDSVPGPTLVVENGDNVTISMYIPAIASELDYLYNYTPTGTGYFVKNVMVGIYAVWWNGTITPVAAAPISYNTTMTFHFTANAPAYLYGIVTPVYYNYNPLDLSSKIGPLIGVQKGYVMGYWGAILVVS
- a CDS encoding TatD family hydrolase, which gives rise to MLIDIHAHLHTKDFDQDRDKVLAKCNVKIVEAGVDLESDLRVIELSSRYGLVPALGFHPEFVERSNEVEEVLKLLDKAKAISEVGLDYYWVKEEELKREEVQVLERFLEEGERRNLPVIIHSRGGNRDLLSILPSYKVKFVIHAYEGSVNDALKFVDLGGFISFPPVIVRDKFRQVVAKEVPLENALTETDSPFLGVEKETRNEPCNVVYAVKKIAEMKGIDQEEVERKIEENFKKIFP
- a CDS encoding AbrB/MazE/SpoVT family DNA-binding domain-containing protein produces the protein MANVEEVVKVSRNYQVTIPAKIRQKFQIKEGDLVKVVYDENENAVKIVLMKEPWK
- a CDS encoding ArsR family transcriptional regulator; its protein translation is MEQTQISGARIKLPSGKDAGLVDILSFCYGLSETDVQVLMALMRGDARGTEELESELKLSKASINRSLNKLLEMALAMRIKEPGNKAGRPRYLYKSKDYAELKNKILEDIKDCATKMADLVNQEFKP
- a CDS encoding glycosyltransferase translates to MKLGIVYDNFLSSRFGGGGAVHAYEVTTRLAKEFKVVLYPPRTAFRFDKDDILKRAKELETRGIKVADDFYRLLDQAEKYKVTRIQRLLFQEKTSAEYVKNFNVDVDFLYEPDHTSLDVFFFGEKQRFGLTIHEPLFYANSLEYLRRLWKFYRFNPSTKKGFYTRFLFNELVAKPKYSKLLRSHKPTFIASVSEGSLAWTGIEGEVLRPGNAFEPELLAYRNKGKEDYIVFWSRLNQDKGIQEIPEVMKVINSSRPTKLILMGKFFDKYNERAFWKKINKYNLHVEYLGFVERKKLIDVVSRAKVLVYPSHVDGFSLVVLESLALGTPVVAYDIPTVKSVYSDLPGVTFVREFDVRGMAEKALDFLRKPEKEIEDLMNDERLVKFLQLHSSWDNVVRAIKELLLKYVKA
- a CDS encoding glycosyltransferase family 2 protein, which produces MVEILIPVGPKDRADWVEKAISSAVKQGRVVVYDNSEREDLSALINKYNVKHVKAPRLKRVNMAKLRNEMLKYASDRFVIFLDSDVVLPEKGAEKMESSLKRGFAFTWMHYAYSEEEIDVPLSPGEENPNLGCAALDLEALRKVGMFDERYERDEDVWVYSKLKKVGFRVGPTEGRCLHLNKVHSREDLTSSLEEAKRNLWRSKYDMMLVLDGMTDVTFLTGYGYYGMYYLLGIAGVFFYPVLLGYVPLVVLGIRYYRDVRKFFYNLIPGLALAVSLPYGLVYAYLKGRRREESG